One genomic region from Proteus vulgaris encodes:
- the potB gene encoding spermidine/putrescine ABC transporter permease PotB — protein sequence MKKTRKLFQNIVITGVVGWLMVFVFLPNIMIIATSFLTRDDANLVEMVFTLDNYYRLFDPMYAEVLLHSINMAVVATLACLLLGYPFAYFLAKMPKKIQPLMLFLLIVPFWTNSLIRIYGLKIFLSTKGYFNEFLLWIGLIDKPLRIIYTPEAVVLGLVYILLPFMVLPLYSSIEKLDKPCLEAARDLGANKFQTFIRIIIPLTMPGIIAGCLLVMLPAMGLFFVADLMGGAKNLLIGNVIKSQFLNIRDWPFGAATSICLTLVMGLMLFVYYRAVKLLHKKVEIE from the coding sequence ATGAAGAAAACACGTAAACTATTTCAAAACATCGTAATTACCGGTGTTGTGGGTTGGTTGATGGTGTTCGTCTTCTTGCCGAATATCATGATCATTGCGACCAGTTTTTTAACGCGTGATGATGCCAATCTTGTCGAGATGGTCTTTACACTCGATAACTACTATCGCTTATTTGATCCTATGTATGCAGAAGTGTTACTGCATTCTATTAATATGGCGGTAGTCGCAACATTAGCTTGTTTATTATTAGGTTATCCCTTTGCTTATTTTCTGGCAAAAATGCCTAAAAAAATACAGCCTCTAATGTTGTTTTTATTGATAGTACCTTTTTGGACAAACTCGCTTATTCGTATTTATGGATTAAAGATATTCCTAAGTACCAAAGGTTATTTTAACGAATTCCTGTTGTGGATTGGACTTATTGATAAACCACTCAGAATTATTTATACCCCAGAAGCAGTTGTACTGGGGCTGGTTTATATTTTATTACCTTTTATGGTATTACCGTTATATTCCAGCATTGAAAAGTTAGACAAACCTTGTTTAGAAGCAGCGCGTGATCTAGGTGCTAATAAATTTCAGACCTTTATTCGTATTATTATTCCATTAACAATGCCGGGAATTATTGCGGGTTGTTTACTCGTAATGCTACCTGCAATGGGCTTATTCTTTGTCGCTGATCTAATGGGTGGTGCGAAAAATTTATTAATTGGTAACGTAATTAAAAGCCAATTCTTAAATATTCGTGACTGGCCTTTTGGTGCAGCCACAAGTATTTGTTTAACATTGGTGATGGGATTAATGCTGTTTGTGTATTACCGAGCCGTGAAGCTACTGCATAAGAAGGTAGAAATAGAATGA
- the potA gene encoding spermidine/putrescine ABC transporter ATP-binding protein PotA, producing the protein MTEKTSLTPVVELKSLSKGFDGKQIISRLDLTINHGEFLTILGPSGCGKTTVLRLIAGLEDVDDGQIILDGQDITDIPAEQRFVNTVFQSYALFPHMTVFENVAFGLRMQKTPADEINIRVEEALRMVQLEDFAQRRPAHLSGGQQQRVAIARAVVNKPKVLLLDESLSALDYKLRKQMQNELKALQRKLGITFIFVTHDQEEALTMSDRIVVMREGRIEQDGTPREIYEEPTNLFVAQFIGEINIFDARVLHRIDETRIRADVEGHECDIYTTLPVTQNQKLKVLLRPEDLRVEEIHDLENLPGLIGYVRERNYKGMTLDSVVEMENGKVVMVSEFFNEDDPDVDHSLDQKIAVTWVESWEVVLADEENT; encoded by the coding sequence ATGACTGAGAAAACATCTCTGACACCAGTTGTCGAATTAAAATCCTTAAGTAAAGGTTTCGACGGAAAACAAATTATTTCCCGCCTCGATCTCACTATCAACCATGGCGAGTTTTTAACCATCCTCGGTCCTTCGGGCTGTGGTAAGACGACAGTTTTGCGTTTAATCGCGGGTTTAGAAGACGTTGACGATGGGCAAATTATCCTTGATGGGCAAGATATTACGGATATCCCAGCGGAACAACGTTTTGTAAATACGGTTTTTCAAAGTTACGCGCTTTTCCCACATATGACTGTTTTTGAAAACGTCGCATTTGGTCTTCGTATGCAGAAAACACCTGCTGATGAGATTAACATTCGCGTTGAAGAAGCTTTGCGTATGGTGCAACTTGAAGATTTCGCACAACGCCGTCCTGCACACCTTTCTGGTGGACAACAACAACGTGTCGCGATTGCGCGTGCTGTTGTGAATAAACCAAAGGTCTTATTGCTTGATGAATCATTATCTGCACTGGATTACAAATTACGTAAACAGATGCAAAATGAATTAAAAGCCTTACAGCGTAAATTAGGGATCACCTTTATTTTCGTGACTCATGACCAAGAAGAGGCGCTGACGATGTCAGACCGGATCGTGGTGATGCGTGAAGGACGTATTGAGCAAGATGGTACTCCGCGTGAAATTTATGAAGAGCCAACAAATCTGTTTGTTGCGCAATTTATAGGTGAAATTAATATCTTTGATGCTCGCGTTCTCCATCGTATTGATGAAACGCGTATTCGTGCTGATGTTGAAGGTCATGAATGTGATATTTACACCACATTACCTGTGACACAAAACCAGAAACTCAAAGTATTGCTTCGACCTGAAGATCTCCGTGTTGAAGAAATTCACGATCTCGAAAACCTTCCTGGGCTAATTGGTTATGTTCGTGAACGTAACTATAAAGGCATGACGCTAGATTCTGTTGTTGAAATGGAAAATGGTAAGGTGGTGATGGTCAGTGAGTTCTTTAATGAAGATGATCCGGATGTTGATCACTCGTTAGACCAAAAAATTGCAGTAACTTGGGTTGAAAGCTGGGAGGTCGTGCTGGCAGATGAAGAAAACACGTAA
- a CDS encoding S8 family peptidase: MNIKRKILIKLNNLDCDNKNLSFPTSHEMHHSLLTNISLVPVISSVHQLPPRSHIDSISINFNDLNKYYYLNLPENNHYALDEIIKVLKQHPDIEYIQTVPIQPIEPPNITPDFTQYQQYLNTPEKTVNINKIKGLGICEAWEQEAYGQGIQVADIEWDFNLSHHDLSTDNITSLLPFNEKTSQADHGTAVAGLIMGKNDGKGITGLAYKLDMFYAISELTCGRIDAIIASKRILHAGDIVLYEMQTICEHQAYVPADYEMHIWEATRALTDAGIIVIMAAGNGGVDLDLPAYESYRQRHDNNSIRVGAGSPYTLNRLPFSTHGSPIHVQAWGEDVATAGYGDLFRSDDNHTYTANFSGTSSASALVAGAAAVIQSWYKDHTNSVLTPIQMRDLLIRTGTFPLLNDKIGPLPNVNNAILYLKKLIKRH, translated from the coding sequence ATGAACATTAAAAGAAAGATACTTATAAAATTAAACAATCTTGATTGTGATAATAAAAATCTGTCATTTCCTACTTCCCATGAAATGCATCACTCCCTTTTAACTAATATATCTTTAGTTCCAGTAATTTCATCTGTTCATCAATTACCACCTAGAAGTCATATTGATTCTATCTCAATAAACTTTAATGATCTAAATAAATATTATTATCTTAATTTACCAGAGAATAATCATTATGCTTTAGATGAAATTATTAAAGTATTAAAACAACACCCTGATATTGAATATATACAAACAGTGCCTATACAGCCTATTGAACCTCCTAATATTACGCCTGACTTTACTCAATATCAGCAATATCTAAATACACCAGAAAAAACGGTGAATATTAATAAAATTAAAGGGCTAGGAATTTGCGAAGCATGGGAACAAGAAGCCTATGGGCAAGGAATACAAGTAGCTGATATTGAATGGGATTTTAATCTTTCTCATCATGATTTATCAACGGATAACATTACATCATTATTACCTTTTAATGAAAAAACCAGTCAGGCAGATCATGGAACGGCAGTAGCTGGCTTAATTATGGGGAAAAATGATGGTAAAGGGATCACTGGACTCGCTTATAAATTAGATATGTTTTATGCCATCTCCGAATTAACTTGTGGACGTATTGATGCGATCATTGCGAGTAAACGCATACTACATGCTGGTGATATCGTGTTATATGAAATGCAGACAATCTGCGAGCATCAAGCTTACGTACCTGCGGATTATGAAATGCATATTTGGGAGGCGACTCGCGCCTTAACCGATGCTGGGATCATTGTGATTATGGCGGCAGGTAATGGAGGGGTAGATCTAGATTTGCCTGCTTATGAAAGTTATCGACAGCGTCATGATAATAATTCAATACGTGTTGGTGCTGGTTCGCCCTATACATTAAATCGATTACCTTTTTCAACACATGGTTCACCTATTCATGTACAAGCGTGGGGAGAGGATGTTGCAACCGCGGGTTATGGTGATCTATTTCGAAGTGATGATAACCATACTTATACAGCTAATTTTAGTGGTACATCGTCAGCCAGTGCTTTAGTTGCGGGAGCGGCTGCTGTGATCCAATCTTGGTATAAAGACCATACAAACAGTGTGTTAACGCCGATACAAATGCGTGACTTATTAATTAGAACAGGCACTTTTCCACTGTTAAATGACAAAATTGGGCCTTTACCCAATGTGAATAACGCAATTCTGTATTTAAAAAAACTAATAAAACGTCATTAA
- the cbrC gene encoding PF03691 family colicin E2 tolerance protein CbrC — MPIEKRALPYFKYHPEPIKTGAFITDDTVICDCCGKKTDIYYEGPFFSVDDIEALCPWCIADGSASEKFEGDFQDLSSVEGTLSTYDSNGEYSGYQSGVPKENLEELIRRTPGYQGWQQEHWLIHCGDLCAFVGYVGWEDIADKLDEFVSLEDDIGEIGMNMDDLPNNLTNGDHCQGYLFKCCCCGKLRLHIDFS; from the coding sequence ATGCCAATAGAAAAAAGAGCATTACCTTATTTTAAATATCACCCTGAACCGATAAAAACAGGTGCTTTTATCACAGATGATACCGTTATATGTGATTGTTGTGGAAAGAAAACCGATATTTACTACGAAGGGCCTTTTTTTAGTGTTGATGATATTGAAGCACTTTGTCCTTGGTGTATCGCAGATGGCTCTGCCAGTGAGAAATTTGAAGGTGATTTTCAAGATCTCTCCTCTGTTGAAGGAACATTATCAACCTATGACAGTAACGGTGAATATTCAGGTTATCAATCAGGTGTACCTAAAGAAAATCTTGAAGAGTTGATCCGTAGAACGCCGGGATATCAAGGATGGCAACAAGAACATTGGCTTATACATTGTGGCGATCTTTGTGCATTTGTTGGTTATGTTGGGTGGGAAGATATTGCTGATAAATTAGATGAATTTGTTTCTTTGGAAGACGATATTGGTGAAATAGGTATGAATATGGATGACTTACCTAATAATTTAACCAATGGAGACCATTGCCAAGGGTATTTATTTAAGTGTTGTTGTTGTGGAAAACTACGTCTACATATCGATTTTAGTTAA
- a CDS encoding AAA family ATPase has translation MIRRFGFKNFSSFKQGAEISFEYDGNTPISISHGKHIGTVIGIKGANGSGKTNILKALSFLFCFVTKRMTTKHFNTLENSEEVRIPIESFFFSKENIEFYIELEIEGMIYYYGLEITKEGIKKEILIRNKNEDGSKDILFIERHENKIVSCISEYQELKRIKLKEDQSIISLTSDFSFNKKVADLINIKNFFDLFIFNVGYDGLKKDFEENTKYIRASFYKNNLDALTFVKKIIKNSDDGISDIIIETVKDVSGNDVDFPLFIHKYGDEEFSLIYSDESMGTKTLFNVLFNYWAILKSGGLLIVDEFDLHLHAMILPEIINLFTDLSINTKGAQLIVTTHNTEIIDKLGRYHTLLVNKENNESYCYRLDEIPLLRNDRAISPFYNKGKIGGVPKALF, from the coding sequence ATGATTAGACGCTTTGGTTTTAAAAATTTCTCAAGTTTCAAACAAGGCGCTGAAATTAGCTTTGAATATGATGGTAATACGCCAATAAGTATTTCTCATGGTAAACATATTGGTACTGTTATCGGTATTAAAGGCGCTAATGGTTCAGGTAAAACCAATATTCTCAAAGCGCTTTCTTTTCTATTTTGTTTCGTTACAAAAAGAATGACTACAAAGCATTTTAATACACTAGAAAACAGTGAGGAAGTGCGCATACCCATAGAATCATTTTTCTTTTCTAAAGAGAATATCGAGTTTTATATCGAGCTGGAAATAGAAGGTATGATTTATTATTATGGTTTAGAAATAACAAAAGAAGGAATTAAAAAAGAAATTTTAATTAGAAATAAAAATGAAGATGGAAGTAAAGATATTCTCTTTATTGAACGGCATGAAAATAAAATTGTTTCTTGTATATCAGAGTATCAAGAGTTAAAAAGAATAAAATTAAAAGAAGATCAATCTATAATTAGCTTAACCTCTGATTTTAGTTTTAATAAAAAAGTGGCAGATCTAATTAATATAAAAAATTTCTTTGATTTGTTTATTTTTAATGTTGGCTATGACGGATTAAAAAAAGATTTTGAAGAAAATACTAAGTATATTCGAGCTTCTTTCTATAAAAATAATTTAGACGCTTTAACCTTTGTTAAAAAGATCATAAAAAATAGTGATGATGGAATTAGTGATATTATCATTGAAACAGTGAAAGATGTATCTGGTAATGATGTTGATTTCCCTTTATTTATTCATAAATATGGCGATGAGGAATTTAGTCTTATTTATTCAGATGAATCTATGGGGACAAAAACACTGTTTAATGTTCTTTTTAATTATTGGGCTATATTGAAGAGTGGAGGATTATTAATTGTAGATGAATTTGATCTTCATTTACATGCTATGATATTACCTGAAATTATTAATTTATTTACAGATTTATCCATTAATACTAAAGGTGCTCAGCTTATTGTTACTACACATAATACTGAAATAATCGATAAGTTAGGGCGATATCATACGCTGTTAGTAAATAAAGAAAATAATGAAAGCTATTGTTATCGTTTAGACGAAATTCCTTTATTAAGAAATGATAGAGCAATATCTCCTTTTTATAATAAAGGGAAAATTGGAGGTGTTCCTAAAGCGCTCTTTTAA
- the dusA gene encoding tRNA dihydrouridine(20/20a) synthase DusA has protein sequence MLDWTDRHCRYFFRQLSKNTLLYTEMVTTGAIIHGKGDYLKYSEEEHPVSLQLGGSDPQALAQCAKLAQERGYDEINLNVGCPSDRVQNGRFGACLMGDAQLVADCVKAMRDVVDIPVTVKTRIGIDDQDSYEFLCDFIDTVSRDNNCDTFIIHARKAWLSGLSPKENREVPPLDYPRVYQLKRDFSHLTMAINGGIKSLEEAKEHLKYMDGVMVGREAYQNPSILAHVDHELFDNQLPIADAVAAVRAMYPYIEKELSQGTYLGHVTRHMLGIFQGIPGARQWRRHLSENAHKQGADLSVLENALKFVTEK, from the coding sequence ATGCTCGACTGGACTGATCGTCATTGTCGTTATTTCTTTCGTCAATTAAGTAAAAATACATTGCTCTATACTGAAATGGTTACAACAGGTGCCATTATTCATGGTAAAGGTGACTATCTAAAATACAGTGAAGAAGAACATCCAGTCTCTTTACAGTTAGGTGGAAGCGATCCTCAAGCGTTAGCGCAATGTGCAAAATTGGCACAAGAGCGTGGCTATGATGAAATTAATTTAAATGTGGGTTGTCCTTCAGATCGCGTACAAAATGGGCGCTTTGGGGCTTGTTTAATGGGAGATGCACAACTCGTCGCTGACTGTGTGAAAGCCATGCGCGATGTCGTTGATATTCCTGTTACAGTAAAAACACGTATCGGGATCGACGACCAAGATAGCTATGAATTTCTCTGTGATTTTATTGATACTGTTAGCCGAGATAATAACTGCGATACCTTTATTATTCATGCACGTAAAGCATGGCTATCGGGTTTAAGCCCCAAAGAGAATCGTGAGGTTCCACCTTTAGATTATCCTCGTGTTTATCAATTAAAACGTGATTTCTCGCATCTTACCATGGCAATTAATGGTGGCATTAAGTCATTAGAAGAAGCGAAGGAACACTTAAAATATATGGATGGTGTTATGGTTGGTCGTGAGGCTTATCAAAACCCGTCAATTCTAGCACATGTCGATCATGAGCTTTTTGATAATCAGTTACCTATTGCTGATGCAGTCGCGGCAGTAAGAGCAATGTATCCTTATATTGAAAAAGAGCTTTCACAAGGCACTTATTTAGGTCATGTAACTCGTCATATGTTGGGAATTTTTCAAGGTATTCCGGGTGCTAGACAATGGCGTCGTCATTTAAGTGAAAATGCACACAAACAAGGCGCTGATTTATCTGTTTTAGAAAATGCACTTAAATTTGTGACTGAAAAATAA
- a CDS encoding quinone oxidoreductase, which translates to MAKRIQFAAHGSADVLELATFTPAPLGDHEVQVANKAIGINYIDTYVRSGLYPVSQLPSGLGTEAAGIVIKTGAKVTSLKEGDRVVYAQSPLGAYSDTHNVPENKVARLPDNISFEQAAASFLKGLTVYYLFNETYKLQAGETFLFHAAAGGVGLIASQWAKAIGAKMIGTAGSDEKVAKAKAAGAWEVINYQTESIVERVLALTNNQKVPVVYDSVGKATWLDSLDCLQHRGLMVSFGNASGAVTGVDLGILNKKGSLYVTRPSISGYITTREELDAASEALFALIGSGKIDVSVPDNQKFALADAKDAHRYLESRQSQGSSLLIP; encoded by the coding sequence ATGGCTAAACGCATTCAATTTGCAGCTCATGGCAGTGCTGATGTTCTCGAACTAGCAACATTTACACCGGCTCCTCTTGGTGATCACGAAGTTCAGGTTGCCAATAAGGCAATTGGTATTAACTATATTGATACTTATGTACGTAGCGGCTTATACCCTGTAAGCCAACTCCCTAGTGGATTAGGCACTGAAGCCGCAGGCATTGTTATCAAAACAGGCGCTAAAGTGACTTCACTAAAAGAAGGGGACAGAGTTGTGTATGCGCAATCTCCGCTAGGGGCTTATAGTGATACGCATAATGTACCAGAAAATAAAGTGGCACGTCTGCCTGATAATATCTCTTTTGAACAAGCCGCAGCCTCTTTCTTAAAAGGATTAACGGTTTATTATCTCTTCAATGAAACCTATAAATTACAAGCAGGTGAAACCTTCTTATTCCACGCAGCTGCTGGTGGCGTTGGTTTAATTGCAAGCCAATGGGCGAAAGCAATTGGTGCTAAAATGATTGGTACAGCAGGTAGTGATGAAAAGGTCGCCAAAGCAAAAGCTGCAGGCGCATGGGAAGTGATTAATTACCAGACTGAGTCGATTGTGGAACGTGTTTTGGCACTGACGAATAACCAAAAAGTACCTGTTGTTTATGATTCTGTTGGTAAAGCAACTTGGTTAGATTCATTAGACTGTTTGCAGCATCGTGGCTTAATGGTGAGTTTTGGTAACGCATCAGGTGCAGTAACTGGTGTTGATTTAGGTATTCTCAATAAAAAAGGCTCTTTGTATGTCACGCGCCCATCTATTTCGGGTTATATCACAACACGTGAAGAGCTAGATGCTGCAAGTGAAGCGTTATTTGCGTTAATTGGTAGTGGTAAAATTGATGTCAGTGTGCCAGATAATCAGAAATTTGCGTTAGCAGATGCGAAAGATGCACACCGTTATCTTGAAAGTAGACAATCTCAAGGATCAAGCTTACTTATTCCTTAA
- the dnaB gene encoding replicative DNA helicase: MARNKTTDKLMSDIKDRQMEGLKLPPHSLEAEQSVLGGLMIDNERWDNVSERVTAEDFYSRPHRTIFSQMQRLLELGKPIDLITLSEALEQNAELDSVGGFAYLAELSKNTPSAANINAYADIVRERAVVRDMIKVANEIADAGFDPQGRTSEDLLDFAESRVFQIAETRANKDEGPKAIEAILEETVEKIEQLYQKPHDGVTGVSSGYQDLDKKTAGLQKSDLIIVAARPSMGKTTFAMNLCENAAMTEEKPVLIFSLEMPGNQIMMRMLASLSRVDQTRIRTGQLDDEDWARISSTMGILLEKRNMYIDDSSGLTPTEVRSRARRIYREHGGLSLIMIDYLQLMRVPSLSENRTLEIAEISRSLKALAKELQVPVVALSQLNRSLEQRADKRPVNSDLRESGSIEQDADLIMFIYRDEVYHESSDLKGVAEIIIGKQRNGPIGTVRLTFNGQWSRFDNYAGPAYDDE, from the coding sequence ATGGCCAGAAATAAGACCACTGACAAGCTGATGTCTGATATCAAAGACCGACAAATGGAGGGATTAAAGCTACCTCCCCATTCGCTGGAAGCAGAGCAGTCCGTGTTAGGCGGTCTGATGATAGATAATGAACGTTGGGATAATGTTTCTGAACGTGTCACCGCAGAAGACTTTTATAGTCGACCTCATCGTACTATTTTCTCGCAAATGCAACGCTTGCTGGAATTAGGTAAACCTATCGACCTTATTACACTATCAGAAGCATTAGAACAAAATGCCGAACTAGACAGTGTGGGTGGTTTTGCTTATTTAGCTGAGCTTTCAAAAAATACGCCAAGTGCAGCAAACATCAATGCTTATGCGGATATCGTCCGAGAGCGTGCCGTTGTTCGCGATATGATAAAAGTCGCCAACGAAATTGCAGATGCGGGTTTTGATCCTCAAGGTCGCACCAGTGAAGATCTACTCGACTTCGCTGAATCAAGAGTGTTTCAAATTGCTGAAACTCGTGCCAATAAAGACGAAGGCCCAAAAGCAATAGAAGCAATTTTAGAAGAAACCGTTGAAAAAATAGAACAGCTCTATCAAAAACCTCATGATGGTGTCACAGGGGTTTCAAGTGGTTATCAAGATCTTGATAAAAAAACCGCAGGATTACAGAAATCAGATTTAATTATTGTCGCGGCACGTCCTTCTATGGGTAAAACCACATTTGCCATGAACTTATGTGAAAATGCGGCAATGACAGAAGAAAAACCTGTACTTATCTTCAGCTTAGAGATGCCCGGCAACCAAATCATGATGCGTATGTTGGCATCATTATCTCGTGTCGATCAGACAAGAATTCGTACAGGCCAGCTTGATGATGAGGATTGGGCTCGTATTTCAAGCACCATGGGTATTTTGCTTGAAAAACGTAATATGTATATTGATGACTCATCAGGTTTAACACCAACAGAAGTACGCTCTCGTGCTCGTCGAATTTATCGTGAACATGGCGGTTTAAGCCTTATCATGATTGACTACTTGCAGCTAATGAGAGTACCTTCATTATCTGAAAACAGAACACTAGAAATTGCTGAAATTTCTCGTTCTTTAAAAGCGTTAGCTAAAGAATTACAAGTTCCCGTGGTTGCTCTATCACAGTTAAACCGTAGTTTGGAACAACGTGCTGATAAACGCCCTGTTAACTCCGACTTACGTGAATCAGGCTCTATTGAGCAAGATGCTGACCTTATCATGTTTATTTACCGTGACGAGGTTTATCACGAAAGTAGCGATTTAAAAGGTGTTGCAGAAATCATCATCGGTAAACAACGTAACGGCCCAATTGGTACGGTAAGGCTTACCTTTAACGGTCAATGGTCACGCTTTGATAACTATGCTGGCCCTGCTTACGACGATGAATAA
- the alr gene encoding alanine racemase, with protein sequence MKAATAVIDRRALRHNFQHVRDYAPHSHLIAVVKANAYGHGLLETAYTLMDNADCFGVARIGEALTLRSGGIVKPILLLEGFFDVVDLPILVVNHIETVVHSQEQLEALEQADLDEPVKVWMKIDTGMHRLGVRPEDAQAFYLRLSACKNVQQPVNIVSHFSRADEPDVPEATQKQISLFQDFIQDKAGDKSIAASAGILFWPQVHYQWVRPGIITYGISPTGDERTGKDFGLTPAMTLKTSLIAVRKHKAGEPVGYGGTWISEKDTYLGVIAIGYGDGYPRSAPSGTPVWINGRKVPIVGRVSMDMISVDLGTELIDSVGDEAILWGDVLPVEEIAKYSGISAYELITKLTSRVIMEYLDEQ encoded by the coding sequence ATGAAAGCGGCAACCGCAGTGATAGATCGCCGCGCTCTGCGTCACAATTTTCAGCATGTGAGAGACTATGCCCCACATAGCCACCTGATAGCTGTCGTGAAAGCAAACGCTTATGGTCATGGGTTATTAGAAACAGCATATACCTTAATGGATAATGCTGATTGTTTTGGTGTTGCACGTATTGGTGAAGCATTAACCTTACGAAGTGGGGGTATTGTAAAACCCATTCTTCTGTTAGAAGGCTTTTTTGATGTCGTTGACCTACCTATTTTAGTCGTCAACCACATTGAAACCGTTGTTCATAGTCAAGAACAATTAGAAGCATTAGAACAGGCTGATTTAGATGAACCCGTTAAAGTATGGATGAAAATCGATACGGGTATGCATCGTTTAGGAGTACGTCCTGAAGACGCACAAGCCTTTTATTTACGGCTTTCCGCCTGTAAAAATGTACAACAACCTGTCAATATTGTGAGCCATTTTAGTCGTGCAGATGAACCCGATGTTCCTGAGGCGACACAAAAACAAATCTCACTATTTCAAGATTTTATTCAAGATAAAGCCGGTGATAAGTCTATCGCAGCTTCCGCGGGTATTTTATTTTGGCCTCAAGTCCATTATCAGTGGGTTCGTCCCGGCATTATCACTTATGGTATTTCTCCTACGGGTGATGAAAGAACGGGTAAAGACTTTGGTTTAACCCCCGCAATGACGCTAAAAACAAGCCTGATTGCTGTTCGTAAGCATAAAGCCGGTGAGCCTGTTGGTTATGGTGGCACATGGATAAGTGAAAAAGACACTTATCTTGGTGTGATCGCGATTGGCTATGGCGATGGCTATCCTCGCAGTGCACCTTCAGGTACTCCTGTGTGGATCAATGGTCGAAAAGTGCCTATTGTTGGTCGTGTTTCGATGGATATGATCAGCGTCGATTTGGGGACTGAACTAATTGATAGTGTTGGTGATGAAGCTATTTTATGGGGAGATGTGTTGCCCGTAGAAGAAATTGCCAAATATAGTGGTATTAGCGCCTATGAGTTGATTACCAAATTAACCTCGCGCGTCATCATGGAATACCTAGACGAACAATAA
- a CDS encoding aromatic amino acid transaminase: protein MFQQVEAFPGDPILSLMDVYNKDPRQDKINLSIGLYYDEEGKTPILGTVSVARQQLNAMTPTATLYLPMEGLAPYRSEIQDLLFGADNPLIAEKKIATIQTLGGSGALKVGADFLHRYFPGSEVWISDPTWDNHGSIFAGSGFKVNHYPYFDPETKGVKFEALLDCFKKLPEKSIVLMHPCCHNPTGSDLTKDQWDQVTEVLKARQAIPFLDIAYQGFAENLDEDAYAIRTMAKAGLPILISNSFSKIFGIYGERAGGLSIVCENATECEHVLGQLKAGVRRIYSSPANYGAQIVNKVLSDQVLTAQWQKEVAHMRDRIKEMRVTLVEALKVALPEKNFDHLLTQRGMFSYTGFTQAQVDRLRDEFGIYLVGTGRVCMAGVNTGNVQRIAQAFAAVSI, encoded by the coding sequence GTGTTTCAACAGGTTGAAGCGTTTCCGGGAGATCCGATTCTCTCATTGATGGATGTTTATAACAAAGACCCGCGTCAGGATAAAATTAATTTAAGCATTGGTCTTTATTATGACGAAGAAGGCAAGACCCCTATTTTAGGAACAGTTTCAGTTGCACGTCAGCAACTCAATGCCATGACACCCACCGCAACACTTTATTTACCAATGGAAGGGCTCGCACCTTATCGTAGCGAAATTCAAGATCTTCTTTTCGGTGCAGATAATCCTCTAATTGCAGAAAAGAAAATTGCCACAATCCAAACATTAGGTGGATCAGGTGCATTAAAAGTGGGTGCTGATTTTCTGCATCGCTATTTCCCAGGATCAGAAGTGTGGATAAGTGATCCAACTTGGGATAATCATGGTTCTATTTTTGCGGGCTCAGGTTTCAAAGTGAATCACTACCCTTACTTTGATCCTGAAACCAAAGGCGTAAAATTTGAAGCTCTGTTAGATTGCTTTAAAAAACTGCCTGAAAAAAGCATTGTATTGATGCACCCTTGTTGCCATAACCCAACTGGCTCCGATCTGACTAAAGATCAATGGGATCAAGTCACTGAAGTATTAAAAGCTCGCCAAGCAATTCCATTCTTAGATATTGCTTATCAAGGCTTTGCCGAAAATTTAGATGAAGATGCTTATGCTATTCGTACTATGGCAAAAGCAGGATTACCGATACTTATCAGTAACTCTTTTTCAAAAATATTTGGGATCTACGGTGAACGCGCAGGCGGATTATCCATTGTTTGTGAGAATGCCACTGAATGCGAACACGTACTGGGTCAGCTAAAAGCAGGTGTACGCCGTATCTATTCAAGCCCTGCAAACTATGGTGCACAAATTGTCAATAAAGTGCTATCAGACCAAGTTTTAACTGCACAATGGCAAAAAGAAGTCGCACATATGCGTGACCGTATTAAAGAGATGCGCGTGACTTTAGTCGAAGCTTTAAAAGTTGCCCTGCCTGAAAAGAATTTTGATCATCTATTAACTCAACGCGGTATGTTTAGCTATACCGGCTTTACACAAGCACAAGTTGATAGATTACGTGATGAATTTGGTATTTATCTTGTCGGTACAGGTCGTGTTTGTATGGCAGGTGTTAATACAGGTAATGTTCAACGCATTGCTCAAGCCTTTGCCGCTGTAAGTATCTAA